Genomic window (Ananas comosus cultivar F153 linkage group 1, ASM154086v1, whole genome shotgun sequence):
AGATTAAACAAAACTATCAAAACTATCACAGACAAAACTAGAAGTCATGATATGTGaacattttaatatattaaaagaaaTCTTTGATAAATATCTTGATCCAGTGCTGTTAGAAAAGATCCAGCAGCTCAAGAGGGTGTATGTATCTTCATATAGAACCACTAGATCAAGTGTGTACGCATTCATATCTAAACATACATggtttgttcttcttctttcttttcttttttggcagGTTCAGTTTCAATTTCAGCGACCCACAAAAACAATAGCCAGACTAAAAATTACTCAATGATTTTTTCCCCCCATCACCAAAACCAACCCAATTTAGTTTCCATTAAAGCTGCCCATTTGGGTTTGCTTCCGGGTAAAAGTTTCATTTATTCATATTCATCGACATCCCAAGTGCCATTACACTCAGTTCAGATATATTTGCTGCTAACACCAAGCTTATGCCCTCATTTTCTGGGCTATCATATTGTGGCCAATAAGTTCAAATGTCTAGTGTTGCAGAATTAACCCGCATTTGATGCATGTCTATCATAAATGAATAATTCTACGTGATCCAGCTAGAAAAAACACGTTGTACCCAAAGGATCGCAGAGTTCATAAAGGGCAAAACAAGGAGCAATAAACAAGAAGTAATATTGAGAGACATACTGTGTTCGAGTGAAATGATTTCGAAAGGCTTGAAGAAAGGGCTGATTGCTCCATGAGAATATTAAGATACATAGAAGGATGCGTCTTCGGACCATAAAAATCTATAGCCTTTTGCCAATTCTTCTCTGCTAGAGAACCGTACCACTTGGCCTTCTGACGATAGTTATTCTCGGGCTTAGAATGCTTCATTTCTTTATTATCCAAATCCAGAAACTTCAAACACACATCTCTATGGTAGCAAGCAAGCTGAAAATGAGCAAAAGCAGCCTCCTGTTTTCGGAGTTCACCGAGAGATTCATACATAGACATAGCTTCCCTAAAAGCATCACTTGCTAACATGTCAtgcttttttctattttttcctttctcatCACTTGGCAACTCATCGAGAAGTCTACTTTCATAGCTCTCAAGTGTTATGCTTTCTCTGGCCAAAAGCATTCCAAGCCTCAGATAAGTATGAGCATATTGTGTACACACCTCATTACACAATTGTTTATCAACCTCATTCCTAAAAGAATCCAGTTCTCTTTTTGCAGCACTATAGTAGTTCAGTGATTGCAAATACTCAAACTTAGCAGACTTGATAGCATTTTTATATGCATTTTGAAGGAGATCATATTTTGGAAGTTCATCCATCTTAGACACCACTTCTTCGGCCAATGCTCTTCTGCCATGGCCCAAATTACAGTTTATCAGTATTATATTGGTGTGGTCTGAAACTTCTTGAAATGCTTTTATAGCATCTGCAAAAGCACTTTCGGCACCGCTTAAGTTCTTGTTCTCGAGTCTATAACGGCCTAGTTCATTTGATGCCCACCCTTCTTTCTTCAAAATGGCGTAGAACTCTTCAGACTTAATAGGAAATCCTGCCATTGCATTCCTACCAGCATCGTAACATGTTACAGCGCAAGACAGGTTGTACTCAATATCTCCATATTTAGGACCTTCAAGAAACTTAAATATACCCCCACTTCTCGTGGTTGCATCTTTATTGGATGACTGAGAACTTGGTACTTCACTAGCAGTAGAATTGTGCAATTGACCATCTTCAGAACTATTTACAATTTCTATTTTGGGCGAATTACTTTCATCTTGTTTTCCTCTTGAGTATGAATACGACTTTCTTGTTAGCggctttcttttttgctttctgGTATAGGAGGGTGTTTCTACATTGCTACTGCTAGCGCTGTTGCCGCTGTTTACTCTATCACTCTGGCAGCTACAGTTAATCAAGGAGCAAGAACTGCAATTCTGCTTATACTGCCCCAGCTTCTTCTTAAGTCGTTTGACCTCCTTCACGACTTCATTAGACATTTTCAGCTCACCACCTGATATCCTTTCTCTTTCTACAGGAACTTCATTACCCCTTGATCTGTGATACTCCACAAACACATCCCCCACAAGCATCCATGCCTTGgtccaaaataaataattagaaggCAAGCGCTCAACAACAAAATCATCATAAAAGCACTGTGGATTAACTGCTGCATCACTATCTAGACTAGGCATAGATGTGATAAACTCAGCATCATCAAGATGTTGAGGCATTGATCCGTAAATTAGACATGCCAATTCTACAACCTTGAGAGCCTGATAAAGTTGCCCATCCTCCTTATAAGCCTCCCCAAGAGCCAAATAGGATTCTCCCAGCAAAAGAACAAGCTTCCACATTTTTTGGTCCATTTTGGTTTTCGGAAGCCATTCCCTAATGTCGCAAACTTCTATACAATCAGGATCACCACACATGCAAATGGAGAAATTAATGGAAGATCTTTCATGGGTTTTGTTCGTGTTATCAGTAAAATCCCCTCGAGTGTTCTGCAGCTGGCGTTTCCATCGAAGAGATTTGATGGCTTGTGATACATGGTGTATTGCAGCTAACTTCGAGCAGATTGGATCAGCTATTGCCGTTACTACAGGAGAGGACATTCCGATTTGGCACATAATTTCCAAGTTATCCTCTGTTCTGGAAGTAGAACTGCTTTGCACTGaaatttctatttctttatCTACAGCATGAGGAAAATCATTATCAAAACAAGAATCAGCTTCCGACTTTGATGCAGGAGATGGCTCTGACTCTAAATTTTGCAGAATAGTACCATCTTTGGTTGAAATTGCATCTTCAGCAGCATGAGATGATCCCTTCTCTTGCAGTTTTGATGCAAACATTTCGAGAGTATAATCTGAAGATTCATCTTCCAAGTCGGTAACAGTAACTTCAGATTCTAGAAGAAAGGATTCTGACGTTAATTCCAGCTCCTCGTAACATTGCAGAATGAGTCTTGCAAATTGTTCATGAGCATATGCTCGAATTATCTAGCACATAAAGTACATTCTTAAGACAGCAattcaaggaaaaaaaataaaaattgacaCCTTAGCATAAGAAAGTCAACATACTAGGTGATCCTGCTCACTAAGGAAGTCCAAACATTTCTTGAAGAACCTGGCGCACTTTGCTCTATTATCAGGTGTCTATAGGAGAACATGAAAAATACAGAGTCAGCATATGTAGATAATAGCAAAGCCACAATAAAGAGATTTTGGTACCTTCGAAAGGGATAGTCTGTGAGCAACACGGTAGAGAAGAGTCCCAAGAGAAAACAAAGAGTCCCTTCGCCCTTTGTTCATTAAAGATCTACAGTTgctatcatcatcatcagttGAATGTGTTTTCGGTATCACAGATAGATCAAACAGTTGCAAAACATCCTCTCCTGCACCTTTGTATAACTGACAAAGCAAAACATAAGCTCAATCAATGAAGCTAATATAAAGAGAGGATAAACGTAAAATAGACTAAATAGTACAAGAGACATCGAATCTGGAATCTGGGACCTCAAAAGATCCTAATACTATACCCAGTATGCGCCAGGATCTTGTTTACAATTATCCTGAAGGAATCTCAACACTGAAAGGCCATTTTGTTGGACAATGTGTGGATGAAAAGCAGGTGTGCCATCCTCAGAAACACCCTTAAGCAGAAATATGTCATCTGTTTTCAGTAGCTCATAACCTTGAACAACACCATTTCTGTGATAGCAGATAGCCAACTCAGGCACGCTCGCCATGACATTGTCAAGCCAAGCTTCAAGCCAAGTTAACGGAGTGACCTATCATATAAAGTACATGACAATTTTACAGAAAGAACCTAGAGAATCAGAAAGGCAAAACATTGCAGGGCCAAGCTTTTACCTGTCTTGAGACATCCCAGAGGTGCAAGCTTACTGAGACGTACTTCTCATTGCTGAATAAAAGCAAGTCGCTACCTAACAGCACCCGAAAATGGTGAAATTGCCAGAATAAAACCCTCAAAAAACCACTGCCGCCAACTTTTCTATGCTTCTCAGATTCTTGAACTGGGCCTCTTGGTTTTTCACCCACCTCTGAAGTCCTTTTGATGGGATATTGTCTTTTACCTTCTTGCTTGTTCTGCCGTGTGCTCCAGTAGAAGTTATCATGATTCGATTCTGAAGTACTCCGAGTATTACTAACATTTTTATCGAGATATTGAGATGTATTAACATTGGCAGTTGCTGAAGATACAAAAGTACCATCTCTATGTCCAAAATGTCCAGGTAAGATAGTGGAACGCGTTTGCTTCTCTGATGATGGTTTATGACCAGGTGGGCAATCACAAGCCTCAGCTCTCACTGAGTGCATTGCGAAGTTTAAGAAGATTGAAGGATCAGAACCTTTAGATTGGTTACTCTGTCTTCTGAAtgtcttttctccttcttcaaCATCAGGTCTATCATTCACAGGAAAAAGGGCGTTCAGATATAGTAACCATGAAAACTATATTAATGCTAGGCCAAATGTATGGTAGCCCCTATGCTATTCCAACTGATACTTAGTCATTGgacttttctctttctcttaagCTCTTTAGTCCCTGAACTTCCTCACATATTATGCTTACCCTGAGCATCGAAACAAGTCTAATTTTTTCTTGTAAAACAACCATTTAATCTCGTCCTGTAAAATAGCATGTATCACTGTCCTTGGAACAAGGTTAAAAAGGTTATTTCACATAATGTCACACGTCATGAGAATTTTTACCAAGTAGGGATGGAATTGCATCATGAACAAGTTCAGGGACCAACAAAGTGCTCAAGTGAAAAATCCAGAGACAGCCACAATATCAAGATAGTACAGGGCaaatccatacattttacccctAATATTATCTGACAGCATACCCTGTATTCAAAATGAGGGTATCTCCAATACGGTGAACTGCAATAGATAACTGCGCTTTAGAGTATGGTATCTTAAAAATCTGCTTCAAGATGTCGGTTGGAGCCACTACATCTATGTCATCTCCATATTCAGTAAGCCCCAACACAGCAAGAGATTCACATTTTCGAGACAAATTTTGGCTAATAGGTCCGCTTTCAGTGTAAAAACCTGAAGGAAAGACAGTAAGTAAACACCAAATTGCTTCTTTTGTATATTTCAAATACATGAATCTCAAAGGACCACAAGATGACATCATTCATCCCCATATATGGAAAGCATGTATAGAAATATACTCTCAACAGACACATAAATGCACATTCACACGTGCAGGCTCGCATCCATGCATGAATGCCAACACATATGAACTAAACTACAGTTGAAGTTCCAGTATGACATGCATGATACCATCACGcgacttaaaatttttttccgcATACCTATATAACTAAGAAGTCCAAGGGCAGTTCTTTGTGATTGCCTCCTGTGTATTATTCACTTTGTTTCAGGGCTCTCTGGCTATTTACCAACTTCCAAACTTCCCAATAATGATAGGACTGTGAAACACTTGGCTTAAAGAACTTCCAAATAACAAAGAAGGATGCATTAATTACAAATATGGTCCCTCAAATTTGAGATGTATCAATATTGTCTTGAGAGTTTCAATT
Coding sequences:
- the LOC109710674 gene encoding uncharacterized protein LOC109710674 isoform X3; the encoded protein is MEGSGELQCVGKLEIAEPKKPLGFLCGTLPVPTDSFTFPLFRSAIVPSPHAAGAPRYQMLPAETDLNTLPLLSNLPEKVFPSAAKSSECFYTESGPISQNLSRKCESLAVLGLTEYGDDIDVVAPTDILKQIFKIPYSKAQLSIAVHRIGDTLILNTGPDVEEGEKTFRRQSNQSKGSDPSIFLNFAMHSVRAEACDCPPGHKPSSEKQTRSTILPGHFGHRDGTFVSSATANVNTSQYLDKNVSNTRSTSESNHDNFYWSTRQNKQEGKRQYPIKRTSEVGEKPRGPVQESEKHRKVGGSGFLRVLFWQFHHFRVLLGSDLLLFSNEKYVSVSLHLWDVSRQVTPLTWLEAWLDNVMASVPELAICYHRNGVVQGYELLKTDDIFLLKGVSEDGTPAFHPHIVQQNGLSVLRFLQDNCKQDPGAYWLYKGAGEDVLQLFDLSVIPKTHSTDDDDSNCRSLMNKGRRDSLFSLGTLLYRVAHRLSLSKTPDNRAKCARFFKKCLDFLSEQDHLIIRAYAHEQFARLILQCYEELELTSESFLLESEVTVTDLEDESSDYTLEMFASKLQEKGSSHAAEDAISTKDDKEIEISVQSSSTSRTEDNLEIMCQIGMSSPVVTAIADPICSKLAAIHHVSQAIKSLRWKRQLQNTRGDFTDNTNKTHERSSINFSICMCGDPDCIEVCDIREWLPKTKMDQKMWKLVLLLGESYLALGEAYKEDGQLYQALKVVELACLIYGSMPQHLDDAEFITSMPSLDSDAAVNPQCFYDDFVVERLPSNYLFWTKAWMLVGDVFVEYHRSRGNEVPVERERISGGELKMSNEVVKEVKRLKKKLGQYKQNCSSCSLINCSCQSDRVNSGNSASSSNVETPSYTRKQKRKPLTRKSYSYSRGKQDESNSPKIEIVNSSEDGQLHNSTASEVPSSQSSNKDATTRSGGIFKFLEGPKYGDIEYNLSCAVTCYDAGRNAMAGFPIKSEEFYAILKKEGWASNELGRYRLENKNLSGAESAFADAIKAFQEVSDHTNIILINCNLGHGRRALAEEVVSKMDELPKYDLLQNAYKNAIKSAKFEYLQSLNYYSAAKRELDSFRNEVDKQLCNEVCTQYAHTYLRLGMLLARESITLESYESRLLDELPSDEKGKNRKKHDMLASDAFREAMSMYESLGELRKQEAAFAHFQLACYHRDVCLKFLDLDNKEMKHSKPENNYRQKAKWYGSLAEKNWQKAIDFYGPKTHPSMYLNILMEQSALSSSLSKSFHSNTMLEAALVHLLEARHVVEATEDNSFDKELEIKAKFWNQLQSLLKAMVATVHSGNTNKPGSFSQATTCSRGGDVAKLREMYRISLKSNSLVQLHAMHKLWIS
- the LOC109710674 gene encoding uncharacterized protein LOC109710674 isoform X2; this translates as MEGSGELQCVGKLEIAEPKKPLGFLCGTLPVPTDSFTFPLFRSAIVPSPHAAGAPRYQMLPAETDLNTLPLLSNLPEKVFPSAAKSSECFYTESGPISQNLSRKCESLAVLGLTEYGDDIDVVAPTDILKQIFKIPYSKAQLSIAVHRIGDTLILNTGPDVEEGEKTFRRQSNQSKGSDPSIFLNFAMHSVRAEACDCPPGHKPSSEKQTRSTILPGHFGHRDESNHDNFYWSTRQNKQEGKRQYPIKRTSEVGEKPRGPVQESEKHRKVGGSGFLRVLFWQFHHFRVLLGSDLLLFSNEKYVSVSLHLWDVSRQVTPLTWLEAWLDNVMASVPELAICYHRNGVVQGYELLKTDDIFLLKGVSEDGTPAFHPHIVQQNGLSVLRFLQDNCKQDPGAYWLYKGAGEDVLQLFDLSVIPKTHSTDDDDSNCRSLMNKGRRDSLFSLGTLLYRVAHRLSLSKTPDNRAKCARFFKKCLDFLSEQDHLIIRAYAHEQFARLILQCYEELELTSESFLLESEVTVTDLEDESSDYTLEMFASKLQEKGSSHAAEDAISTKDGTILQNLESEPSPASKSEADSCFDNDFPHAVDKEIEISVQSSSTSRTEDNLEIMCQIGMSSPVVTAIADPICSKLAAIHHVSQAIKSLRWKRQLQNTRGDFTDNTNKTHERSSINFSICMCGDPDCIEVCDIREWLPKTKMDQKMWKLVLLLGESYLALGEAYKEDGQLYQALKVVELACLIYGSMPQHLDDAEFITSMPSLDSDAAVNPQCFYDDFVVERLPSNYLFWTKAWMLVGDVFVEYHRSRGNEVPVERERISGGELKMSNEVVKEVKRLKKKLGQYKQNCSSCSLINCSCQSDRVNSGNSASSSNVETPSYTRKQKRKPLTRKSYSYSRGKQDESNSPKIEIVNSSEDGQLHNSTASEVPSSQSSNKDATTRSGGIFKFLEGPKYGDIEYNLSCAVTCYDAGRNAMAGFPIKSEEFYAILKKEGWASNELGRYRLENKNLSGAESAFADAIKAFQEVSDHTNIILINCNLGHGRRALAEEVVSKMDELPKYDLLQNAYKNAIKSAKFEYLQSLNYYSAAKRELDSFRNEVDKQLCNEVCTQYAHTYLRLGMLLARESITLESYESRLLDELPSDEKGKNRKKHDMLASDAFREAMSMYESLGELRKQEAAFAHFQLACYHRDVCLKFLDLDNKEMKHSKPENNYRQKAKWYGSLAEKNWQKAIDFYGPKTHPSMYLNILMEQSALSSSLSKSFHSNTMLEAALVHLLEARHVVEATEDNSFDKELEIKAKFWNQLQSLLKAMVATVHSGNTNKPGSFSQATTCSRGGDVAKLREMYRISLKSNSLVQLHAMHKLWIS
- the LOC109710674 gene encoding uncharacterized protein LOC109710674 isoform X1; this encodes MEGSGELQCVGKLEIAEPKKPLGFLCGTLPVPTDSFTFPLFRSAIVPSPHAAGAPRYQMLPAETDLNTLPLLSNLPEKVFPSAAKSSECFYTESGPISQNLSRKCESLAVLGLTEYGDDIDVVAPTDILKQIFKIPYSKAQLSIAVHRIGDTLILNTGPDVEEGEKTFRRQSNQSKGSDPSIFLNFAMHSVRAEACDCPPGHKPSSEKQTRSTILPGHFGHRDGTFVSSATANVNTSQYLDKNVSNTRSTSESNHDNFYWSTRQNKQEGKRQYPIKRTSEVGEKPRGPVQESEKHRKVGGSGFLRVLFWQFHHFRVLLGSDLLLFSNEKYVSVSLHLWDVSRQVTPLTWLEAWLDNVMASVPELAICYHRNGVVQGYELLKTDDIFLLKGVSEDGTPAFHPHIVQQNGLSVLRFLQDNCKQDPGAYWLYKGAGEDVLQLFDLSVIPKTHSTDDDDSNCRSLMNKGRRDSLFSLGTLLYRVAHRLSLSKTPDNRAKCARFFKKCLDFLSEQDHLIIRAYAHEQFARLILQCYEELELTSESFLLESEVTVTDLEDESSDYTLEMFASKLQEKGSSHAAEDAISTKDGTILQNLESEPSPASKSEADSCFDNDFPHAVDKEIEISVQSSSTSRTEDNLEIMCQIGMSSPVVTAIADPICSKLAAIHHVSQAIKSLRWKRQLQNTRGDFTDNTNKTHERSSINFSICMCGDPDCIEVCDIREWLPKTKMDQKMWKLVLLLGESYLALGEAYKEDGQLYQALKVVELACLIYGSMPQHLDDAEFITSMPSLDSDAAVNPQCFYDDFVVERLPSNYLFWTKAWMLVGDVFVEYHRSRGNEVPVERERISGGELKMSNEVVKEVKRLKKKLGQYKQNCSSCSLINCSCQSDRVNSGNSASSSNVETPSYTRKQKRKPLTRKSYSYSRGKQDESNSPKIEIVNSSEDGQLHNSTASEVPSSQSSNKDATTRSGGIFKFLEGPKYGDIEYNLSCAVTCYDAGRNAMAGFPIKSEEFYAILKKEGWASNELGRYRLENKNLSGAESAFADAIKAFQEVSDHTNIILINCNLGHGRRALAEEVVSKMDELPKYDLLQNAYKNAIKSAKFEYLQSLNYYSAAKRELDSFRNEVDKQLCNEVCTQYAHTYLRLGMLLARESITLESYESRLLDELPSDEKGKNRKKHDMLASDAFREAMSMYESLGELRKQEAAFAHFQLACYHRDVCLKFLDLDNKEMKHSKPENNYRQKAKWYGSLAEKNWQKAIDFYGPKTHPSMYLNILMEQSALSSSLSKSFHSNTMLEAALVHLLEARHVVEATEDNSFDKELEIKAKFWNQLQSLLKAMVATVHSGNTNKPGSFSQATTCSRGGDVAKLREMYRISLKSNSLVQLHAMHKLWIS
- the LOC109710674 gene encoding uncharacterized protein LOC109710674 isoform X4, translated to MHSVRAEACDCPPGHKPSSEKQTRSTILPGHFGHRDGTFVSSATANVNTSQYLDKNVSNTRSTSESNHDNFYWSTRQNKQEGKRQYPIKRTSEVGEKPRGPVQESEKHRKVGGSGFLRVLFWQFHHFRVLLGSDLLLFSNEKYVSVSLHLWDVSRQVTPLTWLEAWLDNVMASVPELAICYHRNGVVQGYELLKTDDIFLLKGVSEDGTPAFHPHIVQQNGLSVLRFLQDNCKQDPGAYWLYKGAGEDVLQLFDLSVIPKTHSTDDDDSNCRSLMNKGRRDSLFSLGTLLYRVAHRLSLSKTPDNRAKCARFFKKCLDFLSEQDHLIIRAYAHEQFARLILQCYEELELTSESFLLESEVTVTDLEDESSDYTLEMFASKLQEKGSSHAAEDAISTKDGTILQNLESEPSPASKSEADSCFDNDFPHAVDKEIEISVQSSSTSRTEDNLEIMCQIGMSSPVVTAIADPICSKLAAIHHVSQAIKSLRWKRQLQNTRGDFTDNTNKTHERSSINFSICMCGDPDCIEVCDIREWLPKTKMDQKMWKLVLLLGESYLALGEAYKEDGQLYQALKVVELACLIYGSMPQHLDDAEFITSMPSLDSDAAVNPQCFYDDFVVERLPSNYLFWTKAWMLVGDVFVEYHRSRGNEVPVERERISGGELKMSNEVVKEVKRLKKKLGQYKQNCSSCSLINCSCQSDRVNSGNSASSSNVETPSYTRKQKRKPLTRKSYSYSRGKQDESNSPKIEIVNSSEDGQLHNSTASEVPSSQSSNKDATTRSGGIFKFLEGPKYGDIEYNLSCAVTCYDAGRNAMAGFPIKSEEFYAILKKEGWASNELGRYRLENKNLSGAESAFADAIKAFQEVSDHTNIILINCNLGHGRRALAEEVVSKMDELPKYDLLQNAYKNAIKSAKFEYLQSLNYYSAAKRELDSFRNEVDKQLCNEVCTQYAHTYLRLGMLLARESITLESYESRLLDELPSDEKGKNRKKHDMLASDAFREAMSMYESLGELRKQEAAFAHFQLACYHRDVCLKFLDLDNKEMKHSKPENNYRQKAKWYGSLAEKNWQKAIDFYGPKTHPSMYLNILMEQSALSSSLSKSFHSNTMLEAALVHLLEARHVVEATEDNSFDKELEIKAKFWNQLQSLLKAMVATVHSGNTNKPGSFSQATTCSRGGDVAKLREMYRISLKSNSLVQLHAMHKLWIS